The Heyndrickxia vini genome contains a region encoding:
- a CDS encoding ATP-binding protein, protein MKKTAQIVLISVSILFSTGQAVITQHFQFSDMIDAVIATVIAWFVGWQYDKLQYFATQKRENEACYRKLIDWLPNPLFIHDNEIIIYANEAAISMLKATSKRQIISKSIYDFIDKEYIDRVIERVHQVKKNGMPLPNIEHKLIRFDGQTIFFDATSVLLRYEGKDVILSIGKDVTDQKKQTDSLLQKSEKLAIVGQMAAGIAHEIRNPLTSIKGFIQLFRSNTYQKEYYDLVLTELDRINIILGEFLVLAKPSVVVFKENDVRTLIEDVVTLINTQSILNNVQINVDMNESIPRISCEETQLKQVLINILKNAIEAMPNGGLIEIKVQEKQKGKLSICIIDQGIGIPKDRISTLGEPFYTTKEKGTGLGLMTCYRIIESHNGTFHISSELNKGTTVEITIPTINQPYIPIMIQ, encoded by the coding sequence ATGAAAAAAACTGCACAAATTGTGTTAATTTCTGTTTCAATCCTATTTTCCACTGGACAAGCTGTTATTACCCAGCATTTTCAATTTAGTGACATGATTGACGCTGTTATTGCGACTGTTATTGCCTGGTTTGTTGGTTGGCAGTATGATAAACTACAATACTTTGCAACACAAAAAAGAGAAAATGAAGCTTGTTACCGAAAATTAATTGATTGGTTGCCAAATCCGCTTTTCATTCATGACAATGAAATAATTATCTACGCAAATGAAGCGGCAATTTCAATGTTGAAAGCTACATCAAAACGTCAAATCATTTCTAAATCCATATACGATTTTATTGATAAGGAATATATTGATAGAGTAATTGAAAGGGTGCACCAAGTTAAGAAGAATGGGATGCCTCTTCCTAATATTGAACACAAATTGATTCGATTTGATGGGCAAACGATATTTTTTGATGCAACATCAGTATTATTGCGATATGAAGGAAAAGATGTCATTTTATCTATTGGTAAAGATGTAACCGATCAAAAAAAGCAAACCGATTCTCTCCTTCAAAAGTCGGAAAAACTAGCCATTGTCGGTCAAATGGCTGCTGGAATTGCACACGAAATTCGTAATCCACTTACCTCTATAAAAGGGTTCATTCAATTATTCCGTTCAAATACTTATCAAAAGGAGTATTATGACCTTGTACTAACTGAACTGGATCGAATTAATATTATTTTAGGTGAATTCCTTGTCCTGGCCAAACCTTCTGTAGTCGTATTTAAAGAAAATGATGTAAGAACATTAATCGAAGATGTTGTTACATTAATCAATACACAATCAATATTAAATAATGTTCAAATAAACGTTGATATGAATGAAAGTATACCCCGAATTTCTTGCGAAGAAACCCAACTAAAACAAGTCTTAATCAATATCTTAAAAAATGCCATCGAGGCAATGCCGAATGGTGGATTGATTGAAATCAAGGTCCAGGAAAAGCAAAAAGGGAAGCTCTCAATTTGTATTATTGATCAAGGAATCGGCATTCCTAAAGATCGTATTTCTACATTAGGGGAGCCGTTTTACACTACGAAGGAAAAAGGGACAGGGCTAGGACTTATGACATGCTATAGAATCATCGAAAGCCATAACGGAACCTTTCATATATCAAGTGAACTAAATAAAGGGACGACCGTGGAGATTACAATACCAACAATCAACCAGCCATATATACCGATAATGATTCAATAA
- a CDS encoding bifunctional cystathionine gamma-lyase/homocysteine desulfhydrase: MKKKTKFIHGGISRDPYTGAVSTPIYQVSTYKQEGVGNFKYEYSRTGNPTRESLEKLIADIENGTRGFAFGSGMAAITAVMNLFSSGDHIIATDDVYGGTFRVMTKVLNRFNLEVTFVDTSDLDAVKNAVRPNTKAIYVETPTNPLLKITDIRAISGIAKDKGLKLIVDNTFSTPYWQNPLDLGADIVLHSATKYLGGHSDVVAGLVVVNDEQLGEDVHFIQNSTGGILGPQDSWLLIRGIKTLGIRMEEIEKNTLDVVKFLQEHSKVEKVFFPGLAEHPGHDIHRTQADGFGGMISFTVVNQEKALSVLKNVKYFTLAESLGAVESLISIPSLMTHASIPRERRLELGIEDGLIRISVGIEDIEDLIEDLGQALDSK; encoded by the coding sequence ATGAAGAAGAAAACAAAATTTATTCATGGCGGCATTAGCCGTGATCCATATACAGGAGCTGTTTCGACCCCTATCTATCAAGTCAGTACGTACAAACAAGAGGGAGTAGGTAATTTTAAATATGAATATTCAAGAACGGGAAATCCAACTCGTGAATCATTGGAAAAATTGATTGCCGATATTGAAAATGGTACCCGTGGCTTTGCGTTCGGATCTGGGATGGCCGCGATAACGGCTGTGATGAATTTATTCTCATCAGGCGATCATATTATTGCAACGGATGATGTGTACGGTGGGACGTTCCGTGTGATGACAAAGGTTTTAAACCGTTTCAATCTTGAAGTGACGTTTGTAGACACAAGTGATTTAGATGCAGTAAAAAATGCCGTCCGACCTAATACGAAAGCTATATACGTCGAAACACCGACAAATCCTTTGTTAAAAATTACTGATATTCGTGCAATAAGCGGGATTGCAAAAGACAAAGGACTAAAACTCATTGTCGATAATACCTTTAGCACCCCTTACTGGCAAAATCCATTGGACTTAGGTGCAGATATTGTCCTTCATAGTGCTACAAAATATCTTGGCGGCCATAGTGATGTTGTTGCTGGCCTAGTCGTCGTTAATGATGAACAATTGGGTGAGGATGTTCATTTTATCCAAAATTCAACTGGTGGTATTCTCGGACCACAAGATAGTTGGTTATTGATTCGTGGGATTAAAACACTAGGCATCCGCATGGAGGAAATCGAGAAAAACACGTTAGATGTCGTGAAATTTCTGCAAGAGCATTCCAAGGTAGAAAAAGTCTTCTTCCCGGGATTAGCTGAACATCCTGGACACGATATTCATCGCACACAAGCAGATGGTTTCGGTGGAATGATTTCATTTACTGTAGTAAACCAAGAAAAAGCTTTATCTGTGTTAAAGAATGTGAAATATTTTACGTTAGCTGAAAGTCTCGGTGCGGTTGAAAGTCTTATTTCAATCCCATCACTAATGACACATGCGTCAATTCCACGGGAGCGTCGTTTAGAACTTGGAATTGAGGATGGATTAATAAGAATATCAGTAGGTATTGAAGATATCGAGGATCTCATTGAAGACTTAGGGCAGGCACTAGATTCTAAATAA
- a CDS encoding PLP-dependent cysteine synthase family protein codes for MKYAKHISELIGNTPLVEITSYSLPKNVRLFAKLEYFNPGGSVKDRLGQYLLKRALDEGKLQKGGTIIEPTAGNTGVGLAMAAIKFGVKAVFVTPQKFSIEKQTLMRALGATVVNTPTDMGMQGAIEKAKELLIEIPNSYYPGQFQNSANPDTYYESLGPEIYEALDGKIDVFVAGAGSGGTFMGTSRFLKEKLPQIKTVIVEPEGSILNGGESGSHRTEGIGMEFLPPFIDREYFDEIHTISDEDAFFRLAEIARKEGLLVGSSSGAALEACLREARQAKPGTNIVTIFPDSSERYISSGIYQFNER; via the coding sequence ATGAAATATGCAAAGCATATCAGTGAATTGATTGGAAATACACCGTTAGTTGAAATTACTTCTTATTCACTTCCGAAAAATGTTCGTTTATTTGCAAAGCTGGAATATTTTAATCCAGGAGGCAGTGTCAAAGATCGCTTAGGTCAATATTTATTGAAACGAGCATTAGATGAAGGGAAGCTGCAGAAGGGTGGAACCATTATTGAGCCGACAGCTGGTAACACGGGGGTCGGCCTTGCGATGGCTGCTATCAAGTTCGGGGTAAAGGCGGTTTTCGTGACACCTCAAAAATTTAGTATCGAAAAGCAAACACTTATGCGGGCACTTGGTGCAACAGTCGTAAATACACCTACGGATATGGGCATGCAAGGTGCCATTGAGAAGGCGAAGGAGCTTTTAATAGAAATTCCTAATTCATATTACCCAGGACAATTTCAAAATTCCGCTAATCCAGATACGTATTATGAAAGTTTAGGACCAGAGATCTACGAAGCTCTTGATGGAAAGATAGATGTGTTTGTTGCGGGGGCGGGTTCTGGTGGAACGTTTATGGGAACTTCCCGCTTTTTAAAAGAAAAGCTTCCACAGATCAAAACGGTAATCGTTGAGCCAGAAGGTTCCATTTTAAATGGCGGGGAGTCTGGTTCGCATCGGACAGAAGGGATAGGAATGGAATTTTTGCCGCCATTTATTGATCGGGAATATTTCGATGAGATTCACACGATCTCAGATGAGGATGCGTTTTTTCGCTTAGCAGAGATTGCACGAAAAGAGGGGCTTTTAGTCGGAAGTTCTTCAGGAGCTGCTTTAGAAGCATGCTTAAGAGAAGCGAGGCAAGCAAAACCTGGAACGAATATCGTGACCATTTTTCCCGATAGCAGTGAGCGATATATAAGTAGCGGGATATATCAATTCAATGAAAGGTGA
- a CDS encoding CBO0543 family protein — translation MTGEQRLSLEKVENAQEHAVHTFMEYWHRFSDFHTWQFWLHMAMLVVPLICVFILIDRKKALQIGFYGFNVHVWFTYIDTIGVRNSLWVYPFQAIPFIPVSFGLDAALIPVLFMLVYQWSINEKKNYYLCSIGLSLILSFIIKPIFVAMDLLVLMKGMNYFHLFLGYIIVLLLSKWIANLFLYMQKKSKATV, via the coding sequence TTGACTGGGGAACAAAGACTATCCTTAGAAAAAGTAGAAAATGCCCAGGAACATGCAGTCCACACGTTTATGGAGTACTGGCATCGATTTTCAGACTTCCATACATGGCAATTTTGGTTACATATGGCTATGCTTGTCGTACCGTTAATCTGTGTATTCATTTTAATCGATCGAAAAAAGGCACTTCAAATTGGATTTTATGGTTTTAATGTACATGTTTGGTTCACTTATATTGATACAATTGGTGTTAGGAATTCATTATGGGTATATCCGTTTCAAGCGATTCCGTTTATACCTGTAAGTTTCGGTTTAGATGCTGCTCTTATCCCGGTGTTATTTATGCTTGTTTACCAATGGTCGATTAACGAAAAGAAAAATTATTATCTTTGCTCCATAGGACTTAGTTTAATTTTATCTTTTATTATTAAACCGATATTTGTTGCAATGGATCTTCTTGTTCTAATGAAAGGAATGAATTATTTTCATTTGTTTTTAGGGTATATAATTGTACTCTTGTTGTCGAAATGGATTGCTAATTTATTTTTATATATGCAAAAGAAAAGCAAAGCAACAGTATAA
- a CDS encoding queuosine precursor transporter, with amino-acid sequence MLLYLNGIFVGLLILSNIVAVKLFSIGDWAVLPAAVIIYIFTYPIVDTIVEVYGKDAGRKTVKAGLMTQMLAIIFITITIYLPSAPFFEHQSEYQTILSGSFRVIIASLVSYAVSQNLDVYVFNKLKERHGVKKLWLRNNASTMLSQLVDTAIFISIAFFGTMPVAALIMLVFTQYVFKFIASIVATPFVYVLVGCIRKKQSKSGLNKIEYLS; translated from the coding sequence ATGCTGTTATATTTAAATGGAATATTTGTAGGTTTATTAATTTTATCCAATATTGTCGCGGTAAAATTATTTAGTATCGGTGATTGGGCAGTGTTGCCCGCTGCCGTCATCATTTACATTTTTACGTATCCGATTGTGGATACGATTGTTGAAGTGTATGGAAAGGATGCGGGACGTAAAACGGTAAAAGCAGGCTTAATGACCCAAATGCTGGCCATTATTTTTATTACGATTACGATTTATTTGCCATCAGCACCATTTTTCGAGCATCAATCAGAATATCAAACGATTTTAAGTGGCAGCTTTCGAGTCATTATCGCGAGTCTAGTTTCGTACGCTGTTAGTCAGAATTTGGATGTATATGTTTTTAATAAACTGAAAGAAAGACATGGAGTGAAAAAGCTTTGGCTCCGAAACAATGCATCGACTATGCTTAGTCAATTAGTGGATACAGCGATTTTTATTTCAATCGCCTTTTTTGGCACAATGCCTGTTGCTGCATTAATCATGCTCGTCTTTACACAATACGTATTTAAATTTATCGCATCCATTGTTGCCACACCATTTGTATATGTATTAGTAGGTTGCATTCGAAAGAAACAATCAAAGTCTGGTTTAAATAAAATAGAATATTTGTCCTAG
- the queF gene encoding preQ(1) synthase, translating to MSGRKKEEGLDELTLLGNQGTKYAFDYAPQVLESVDNLHVDRDYFVKFNCPEFSSLCPITNQPDYATMYISYIPDKKIVESKSLKLYLFSFRNHGDFHEDCVNIIMNDLIKLLDPRYIEVWGKFTPRGGISIDPYCNYGRPGTKYEDMAAYRLMNHDMYPEKVDNR from the coding sequence ATGTCTGGAAGAAAAAAAGAAGAAGGACTAGATGAATTAACATTATTAGGGAATCAAGGGACGAAGTATGCATTTGATTATGCACCACAAGTATTGGAATCAGTTGATAACTTGCATGTGGACCGTGATTATTTTGTGAAATTTAATTGTCCGGAGTTCTCTTCACTATGCCCAATCACAAACCAACCTGACTATGCAACTATGTATATCAGCTACATCCCTGATAAAAAAATCGTAGAAAGCAAATCTTTAAAACTATATTTGTTCAGTTTTCGAAATCATGGAGATTTTCATGAGGATTGCGTGAACATCATCATGAATGACCTAATTAAATTATTAGACCCGCGATATATTGAAGTGTGGGGAAAATTTACACCGCGTGGCGGGATATCGATTGATCCGTATTGCAATTACGGGAGACCGGGAACCAAATATGAGGATATGGCTGCATATCGTCTGATGAACCATGATATGTATCCTGAAAAAGTAGATAATCGCTAA
- a CDS encoding TetR/AcrR family transcriptional regulator, which yields MKSRKQHVMTVAHQLFIHKGFQATSIQDILEGSSISKGTFYNYFPSKNELLLAIFADSYNELEKKREKLLIGQNRSDIEIFIKQIEL from the coding sequence ATGAAAAGTCGAAAACAGCATGTTATGACTGTTGCCCATCAATTATTTATTCATAAAGGGTTTCAAGCAACCTCTATTCAAGATATTTTAGAAGGAAGCAGTATTTCAAAAGGTACATTCTATAATTATTTTCCTTCGAAAAATGAACTTTTACTCGCGATTTTCGCGGATTCGTATAATGAACTTGAAAAAAAGAGAGAAAAATTATTAATTGGACAAAATCGGTCGGATATTGAAATTTTTATTAAACAAATTGAATTATAA
- a CDS encoding class I SAM-dependent DNA methyltransferase: protein MGREFNELFDEWSLSYDNTVSGNDPEYEDVFIHYDEILTKVAEHASGTVVEFGVGTGNLTAKLLNRGLNVYGMEPSEGMRKIARKKIPYVKILDGDFLEFPKISESIDTFVSTYAFHHLTDEEKAKAIKKYSTLLNNGGRIVFADTVFATLNAKMEMIQDAKRKNFLRLAEDLEREYYTTISVLQDIFNQNGFSVSFTKLNPFVWLINGEKVE, encoded by the coding sequence TTGGGCAGAGAATTTAATGAGCTTTTTGATGAATGGTCCCTTTCTTATGACAATACAGTTTCCGGAAATGATCCGGAATATGAAGATGTGTTTATCCATTATGATGAAATATTAACGAAAGTCGCCGAACATGCTTCCGGAACCGTTGTTGAGTTCGGTGTGGGAACAGGAAACTTAACGGCGAAGTTATTAAATAGAGGATTAAATGTATATGGTATGGAGCCTTCTGAAGGGATGCGAAAGATCGCTCGCAAAAAGATACCATACGTAAAAATTTTGGATGGGGATTTTTTAGAATTTCCAAAGATATCAGAGTCTATCGATACTTTTGTGAGTACTTACGCTTTCCATCACTTAACAGATGAGGAGAAAGCGAAAGCGATTAAAAAATATAGTACGTTGTTAAATAATGGTGGGAGAATTGTTTTTGCCGATACCGTATTTGCAACTTTGAATGCCAAGATGGAAATGATTCAAGATGCAAAGCGAAAAAACTTCCTTCGATTGGCGGAAGATTTAGAAAGAGAGTACTATACAACAATTTCAGTTTTACAGGATATTTTTAATCAAAATGGCTTTTCCGTCTCATTCACGAAATTAAATCCATTTGTCTGGTTAATAAATGGCGAAAAAGTAGAATAA
- a CDS encoding RNA polymerase sigma factor: MPDAKQMEIEEWYERYSDAIFKYILLMVKDYQLAEDLTHETFMKAYTKHQTFKQDASPKTWLFTIARNVTLDDLRKRKPIMLFKDVFNSKKDKQPSPEEIVQIKETSQELVKALGEIKTSYREVIILRKIKGFSIEETSKILNWSESKVKSTLFRAVPALEKQMLKEVFLNEKTV, from the coding sequence TTGCCTGATGCAAAACAGATGGAAATTGAAGAATGGTATGAGAGGTATAGTGATGCGATTTTTAAATATATTCTCCTCATGGTAAAAGATTATCAACTTGCTGAAGATCTAACCCATGAAACTTTTATGAAGGCCTATACAAAACATCAAACGTTTAAACAAGATGCAAGCCCAAAAACATGGCTATTCACGATTGCACGAAATGTCACCTTAGATGATTTGAGAAAACGAAAGCCGATTATGCTGTTTAAAGATGTGTTTAACTCGAAAAAAGATAAGCAGCCATCACCTGAGGAGATTGTACAGATAAAAGAAACGTCCCAAGAACTGGTTAAAGCATTAGGTGAAATTAAGACATCCTACCGAGAGGTGATTATTTTACGAAAGATTAAAGGATTCTCCATTGAAGAAACTTCTAAGATTTTAAATTGGTCGGAGAGCAAAGTGAAATCAACGTTATTCCGAGCCGTTCCCGCATTGGAAAAACAAATGCTAAAGGAGGTTTTCTTAAATGAAAAAACAGTTTGA